A section of the Pyxidicoccus xibeiensis genome encodes:
- a CDS encoding ADYC domain-containing protein: MSVPPCQPQAPERKVWPQGTLLWGTGRKDERSETSSILASVELGRVRLGEVTVKGVRLEEGRLVAPAREPEALVGAVLWGRSSDGQPVEVALCGAEATAEEPGVMWYQIQVWNAESSKWENPCVATHRVPSPRALAVPGVWDEQGARHEQAGQFTFACENGVISKCIGWGYKPWGRRAGHSLEELHQACTRMARADYCGNGRSHTREDTPIDLYDGMGVLARTREAAAGWEPGRASFEAAWTGDGAWCLSRTRDGSAMERILEECPALFEPGEKDLGEGDRCQVLRKGARAGAVLLRNRSYGKSEPASVPRGSP, from the coding sequence GTGTCTGTTCCTCCCTGTCAGCCCCAGGCTCCCGAGCGCAAGGTCTGGCCGCAGGGCACGTTGCTGTGGGGGACGGGACGCAAGGACGAGCGGAGCGAGACGAGCAGCATCCTGGCCTCGGTCGAGCTGGGTCGCGTGCGGCTCGGGGAGGTGACGGTGAAAGGCGTGCGCCTGGAAGAGGGGCGGTTGGTGGCTCCAGCGCGTGAACCCGAGGCCCTGGTCGGCGCGGTGCTGTGGGGCAGGTCGAGTGACGGTCAGCCGGTGGAGGTGGCGCTGTGCGGTGCGGAGGCGACCGCCGAGGAGCCGGGCGTCATGTGGTACCAGATCCAGGTGTGGAACGCGGAGAGCTCGAAATGGGAGAACCCGTGCGTGGCGACCCACCGCGTGCCCTCGCCCCGGGCGTTGGCCGTGCCTGGCGTATGGGATGAGCAGGGCGCGCGGCATGAGCAGGCAGGGCAGTTCACCTTTGCCTGTGAGAACGGGGTGATCTCCAAGTGTATCGGGTGGGGCTACAAGCCTTGGGGCAGGAGGGCAGGGCACTCGCTGGAAGAGCTGCACCAGGCCTGCACGCGGATGGCGCGCGCGGACTACTGCGGGAACGGACGCAGCCACACGCGAGAGGACACGCCGATCGACCTGTACGACGGCATGGGGGTGCTGGCGCGGACGAGGGAGGCGGCAGCGGGCTGGGAGCCGGGGCGGGCCTCATTCGAGGCCGCATGGACGGGCGATGGGGCGTGGTGCCTCTCGCGGACGCGAGATGGGAGTGCCATGGAGCGCATCTTGGAGGAGTGTCCCGCGCTCTTCGAGCCAGGCGAGAAGGACCTGGGGGAGGGGGACCGCTGCCAGGTGCTCCGCAAGGGGGCCCGCGCCGGGGCGGTGCTGCTGCGAAATCGCTCCTACGGGAAGAGCGAGCCGGCCTCCGTTCCGCGAGGCTCTCCGTGA
- a CDS encoding sigma-70 family RNA polymerase sigma factor, translating into MTEFENLLRRAWEEGRDAWPQVTLPAEVFVRHLSRVLPEVNEAPSSSELLGQLALEDLYLACACVHGVPEATEALERDYLAKLPALIAYLKLPTPILEDLCQMVRIHLLLGTSESGPRLAEYTGRGALLSWLRVIAARMALRLGPPTRETSEENVLAALESLQSPDPDADLDLIKRRYRPMFLQAVREAFDALSSEHRHLLRLHFVDRLPTTRMAPLFGVDQSTISRWIKSARQAVYEDTKHRLKERLRLSSREFDSLVTTLESQLDLSFSEILDNDEPEKK; encoded by the coding sequence ATGACCGAGTTCGAGAACTTGCTCCGTCGCGCATGGGAGGAGGGCCGTGACGCATGGCCCCAGGTGACGTTGCCCGCCGAAGTCTTCGTGCGCCACCTGTCCAGGGTGCTGCCCGAGGTCAACGAAGCGCCCTCGTCCTCGGAGCTGCTCGGGCAGCTGGCTCTCGAAGACCTCTACCTGGCTTGTGCCTGCGTCCACGGCGTGCCGGAAGCCACCGAGGCCCTGGAGCGCGACTACCTTGCAAAGCTGCCGGCGCTGATCGCGTACCTCAAGCTCCCCACCCCCATCCTCGAGGATCTGTGCCAGATGGTCCGCATCCATCTGCTGCTCGGCACCTCGGAGTCCGGGCCACGACTGGCCGAGTACACAGGCCGCGGAGCACTGCTGAGCTGGCTTCGTGTCATCGCCGCACGCATGGCGCTCAGGCTGGGCCCCCCGACCCGGGAGACCTCCGAGGAGAACGTCCTCGCGGCCCTGGAGAGCCTGCAGTCCCCCGACCCGGACGCGGATCTCGACCTCATCAAGCGTCGCTACCGCCCCATGTTCCTCCAGGCCGTCCGCGAAGCCTTCGACGCGCTGTCGAGCGAGCATCGCCACCTGCTGCGGCTCCACTTCGTGGATCGGCTACCGACGACCCGGATGGCGCCGTTGTTTGGCGTGGACCAGTCGACGATCTCGCGCTGGATCAAAAGCGCACGACAGGCCGTCTACGAGGATACGAAGCACCGCCTCAAGGAGCGCCTCCGCCTGTCCTCGCGCGAGTTCGACAGCCTCGTCACCACGCTCGAGAGCCAGCTCGACTTGAGCTTCAG
- a CDS encoding bifunctional serine/threonine-protein kinase/formylglycine-generating enzyme family protein, translated as MARSSEEVESACLTDELLARLIDGQLTVDELARIHRHTAKCPHCRALFVTVVRGELRMELVHPSNFSLAETAPEPPAVGWTPPTEFDEFRLERFLGRGAMGVVYLAHDRFLDRRVAVKFIAAQQPNARIRSRFHNEARAIARLQHPNVVTLFRVGEVGGHPYLVSEYLAGQSLAGLAVPLPWRRVLRLARGLTRGLSAAHRQGVLHRDLKPSNVFLTEEGEVKLLDFGLAELVDESASVGPSGARAAVGTPRYMAPELFHEGAATPQSDLYALGLVLHELCTGTLPPPAPGSAGATEGLARGGGPSLTAAVPGIDLDFAALVERCLAVDPSMRFVSADALGAELERLGGLREPDVLPAENPYPGLAPFEAEHRSLFFGRDGEILAVLERLRRQPLVLVAGDSGVGKSSLCRAGVLPRVEQGALSEYREFSTLTLGPGRRPLARLAALLAPVLERTEAELGRWFTETPEQLGPALRAAHQEGRGLLLFIDQLEELITLSEPAEAARFARLLGELALPAAGVRVLLAVRGDFLARVGALSGLDDVVEQALYLLKPLSPERVREAIIGPARRRGVVFESEALVQTLVEATARDAGSLPLLQFALAELWERRDAARGCITRAALDEMGGVAGALSRHADRVLAHLGQAEQQAARRLLGRLITAEGTRNERGEEELTAASEEARTALRALVEGRLLHVRKAGERASYEIAHEALIASWGTLRQWLDEDAGQRALRQRIETAGAEWERLGCAEDLLWRERQLEEARALDSLTLGAREQDFLRASRRAVRRQSQRRWFAALVLVLIVAGFYGVPRLRQHQELQGFVSARVAEARGALAQAKKHGQSASEGREEAMALFKGRHLGDPGAPLDPQERWWHAEEVWGQALEERRQAEASYAEAERAIENALERARDQEDARQLLIQLTYERILLAERFHQREELTRLIQRLRRLTVEGEALRKEIDAPAELVLVTEPPGASVELTRYVDDPERLRREPLPPSESLGPTPLVWRSASPGSYQLRISREGYAPVELPLLLERGEHERVTLRLPTGVPEGYVYIPPGCSLEGSADVEELRTMLESAPLHSSCLEEGYLIGRTEVTLGDWLTYLDTLPADAPERSILEKPSFNGDSAVALRQLPDGAWSFSLHLVSGAVLTARVGEPIRYPGRKARAEQDWRRFPLLGVSADDVAGYLSWLDRTGRLPGARLCGELEWTRAARGADARRFPHGNRFQKDDANIDATYAFRPDAYGPDEVGSHPSSLSPFGLEDMAGNAFEMTRPTQGGFGEIVLRGGAWYYGETGALVASRQASTSRLRDARIGVRACASLPAR; from the coding sequence ATGGCGCGTTCTTCCGAAGAGGTGGAGTCGGCATGTCTGACGGATGAGCTCCTGGCTCGCCTGATCGATGGACAGCTGACAGTGGATGAGCTGGCCCGGATCCATCGCCACACCGCGAAGTGCCCGCACTGTCGTGCGCTCTTCGTCACGGTCGTCCGAGGCGAGCTGCGCATGGAGCTTGTCCACCCGTCGAACTTCTCTCTGGCTGAGACGGCCCCCGAGCCACCGGCCGTCGGCTGGACTCCCCCCACCGAGTTCGATGAGTTCCGACTCGAGCGCTTCCTGGGGCGCGGCGCCATGGGCGTCGTCTATCTCGCGCACGATCGCTTCCTGGATCGGCGGGTGGCGGTGAAGTTCATCGCGGCGCAGCAGCCCAACGCACGTATCCGCTCGCGCTTCCACAACGAGGCGCGCGCCATCGCCCGGTTGCAGCACCCCAACGTCGTCACCCTGTTTCGTGTGGGTGAGGTGGGGGGGCATCCGTATCTCGTCTCCGAGTACTTGGCCGGACAGAGCCTGGCGGGTCTGGCCGTGCCCCTGCCATGGCGACGCGTCCTCAGGCTGGCGCGGGGGCTGACCCGAGGGCTCTCGGCGGCTCATCGTCAGGGCGTGCTGCACCGTGACCTCAAGCCGTCCAACGTCTTTCTCACCGAGGAGGGTGAGGTCAAGCTGCTCGACTTTGGCCTGGCGGAGCTCGTGGATGAGAGTGCGTCGGTGGGACCGAGCGGTGCACGCGCCGCCGTGGGCACGCCGCGCTACATGGCACCCGAGCTCTTCCATGAGGGGGCGGCGACGCCCCAGAGCGATCTCTATGCTCTCGGTCTGGTGCTCCATGAGCTCTGTACGGGCACGCTTCCTCCTCCGGCTCCGGGTTCAGCCGGGGCGACGGAGGGACTGGCGCGCGGAGGCGGGCCTTCGCTCACGGCAGCCGTGCCGGGCATCGACCTCGACTTCGCCGCGCTCGTGGAGAGGTGCCTCGCCGTCGATCCGAGCATGCGCTTCGTCTCGGCTGACGCGCTCGGCGCCGAGCTCGAAAGGCTGGGCGGTCTGCGTGAGCCGGACGTGCTGCCCGCCGAGAATCCATACCCGGGCCTGGCTCCCTTCGAAGCCGAGCACCGCTCGCTCTTCTTCGGGCGTGACGGAGAGATCCTCGCCGTGCTCGAGCGCTTGCGCCGCCAACCTCTGGTCCTCGTGGCGGGAGACTCGGGTGTGGGGAAGTCCTCGCTCTGTCGTGCGGGCGTCCTCCCGCGCGTCGAGCAAGGGGCGCTCAGCGAGTATCGCGAGTTCTCCACGCTGACGCTGGGGCCCGGCCGCCGTCCGCTCGCGAGGCTCGCGGCGCTACTGGCACCCGTCCTGGAGCGCACGGAGGCCGAGCTGGGGCGCTGGTTCACTGAGACGCCGGAGCAGCTCGGGCCCGCCTTGCGAGCAGCCCACCAGGAGGGGCGCGGCCTGCTCCTCTTCATCGACCAGCTCGAGGAGTTGATCACCTTGAGTGAGCCCGCTGAAGCGGCGCGCTTCGCGCGTCTTCTGGGAGAGCTCGCCCTGCCGGCGGCGGGGGTGCGAGTGCTCCTCGCGGTGCGGGGCGACTTCCTCGCGCGGGTCGGGGCGCTGTCGGGGCTGGATGATGTGGTCGAGCAGGCGCTCTACCTGCTCAAGCCTCTCTCCCCGGAACGGGTGCGCGAGGCCATCATCGGACCCGCTCGCCGCAGGGGGGTGGTCTTCGAGTCCGAGGCGCTGGTCCAGACCCTGGTCGAGGCCACGGCGCGAGATGCGGGCAGTCTGCCCCTGCTCCAGTTCGCGCTGGCTGAACTCTGGGAGCGCCGCGACGCCGCCAGGGGGTGCATCACCCGGGCGGCGCTCGACGAGATGGGCGGAGTGGCTGGCGCGCTGTCGCGTCATGCCGACAGGGTGCTCGCGCACCTCGGCCAAGCCGAGCAGCAGGCCGCGCGCCGACTGCTCGGGCGCCTCATCACCGCGGAGGGCACTCGCAATGAGCGCGGCGAGGAGGAACTCACCGCGGCTTCGGAGGAGGCACGCACCGCCCTCCGCGCGCTCGTCGAGGGGCGCCTGCTGCATGTGCGCAAGGCGGGGGAGCGGGCGAGCTACGAGATTGCCCACGAGGCGCTCATCGCGAGCTGGGGCACGTTGCGCCAATGGCTCGACGAGGATGCGGGTCAGCGTGCGCTGCGTCAGCGCATCGAGACCGCCGGGGCCGAGTGGGAGCGCCTCGGGTGCGCCGAGGACCTTCTGTGGAGAGAGCGTCAACTGGAGGAGGCGAGAGCGCTCGACAGCCTCACGCTGGGGGCCCGGGAGCAGGACTTCCTCCGCGCCTCCCGGCGCGCCGTGCGTCGTCAGTCCCAGCGTCGCTGGTTCGCCGCGCTGGTCCTCGTGCTCATCGTGGCGGGCTTCTATGGCGTGCCGCGTCTGAGGCAGCACCAGGAACTCCAGGGCTTCGTGAGCGCTCGGGTGGCGGAGGCCAGGGGCGCTCTCGCCCAGGCGAAGAAGCACGGTCAGAGCGCCAGTGAGGGCCGCGAGGAAGCGATGGCGTTGTTCAAGGGCCGGCACCTCGGTGACCCGGGCGCGCCGCTGGACCCACAAGAGCGATGGTGGCATGCCGAGGAGGTATGGGGGCAGGCACTCGAAGAGCGCAGGCAGGCCGAGGCCTCCTATGCGGAGGCGGAGCGAGCCATCGAGAACGCCCTCGAACGCGCCCGCGATCAGGAGGACGCACGACAACTCCTCATCCAGCTCACCTATGAGCGCATCCTGCTGGCCGAGCGCTTTCACCAGAGAGAGGAGCTCACCCGGCTCATCCAGCGCCTCAGGCGGTTGACGGTCGAGGGCGAGGCGTTGCGGAAGGAGATCGATGCTCCCGCGGAGCTGGTCCTGGTGACCGAGCCGCCAGGCGCGAGTGTCGAGCTCACACGCTACGTGGACGACCCGGAGAGGCTGAGGCGAGAGCCCCTGCCTCCCTCGGAGTCACTCGGACCGACGCCGCTCGTGTGGCGGAGCGCGTCACCGGGCTCCTATCAGCTCCGCATCTCGCGGGAGGGATATGCGCCGGTCGAGCTGCCCCTCCTGCTCGAGCGAGGGGAGCACGAGCGTGTCACCCTCAGGCTCCCCACGGGGGTACCCGAGGGCTACGTCTACATTCCGCCCGGTTGCAGCCTGGAAGGGAGCGCGGACGTGGAAGAGCTGCGGACGATGCTGGAGAGCGCACCCCTGCATTCGAGCTGCCTCGAGGAGGGCTATCTCATCGGGCGGACCGAGGTGACGCTGGGGGACTGGCTGACGTACCTCGACACCTTGCCAGCGGATGCGCCCGAACGGAGCATCCTCGAGAAGCCGAGCTTCAACGGCGACAGCGCCGTGGCGTTGCGGCAACTGCCGGATGGAGCCTGGAGCTTCTCCCTCCATCTCGTGAGCGGGGCCGTCCTCACCGCGCGCGTTGGCGAGCCCATCCGCTACCCAGGTCGGAAGGCTCGCGCGGAGCAGGACTGGCGACGCTTTCCCCTCCTGGGCGTCTCGGCCGACGACGTCGCGGGCTACCTCTCCTGGCTCGACCGCACCGGGCGGCTGCCAGGTGCTCGCTTGTGCGGTGAGCTCGAGTGGACGCGTGCGGCCAGGGGGGCGGACGCGCGCAGGTTCCCGCACGGCAACCGCTTCCAGAAGGACGACGCCAACATCGATGCCACCTACGCCTTCCGGCCTGATGCCTACGGGCCTGACGAGGTGGGCTCACATCCGTCCTCCCTCAGCCCCTTTGGTCTCGAGGACATGGCCGGAAATGCCTTCGAGATGACCCGGCCCACCCAGGGCGGCTTCGGGGAGATCGTCCTTCGAGGGGGGGCCTGGTACTACGGCGAGACCGGCGCCCTGGTGGCCAGTCGCCAGGCCAGCACCTCCAGGCTCCGAGATGCCCGGATTGGCGTACGCGCCTGCGCCTCGCTCCCGGCCCGGTGA
- a CDS encoding tetratricopeptide repeat protein, whose protein sequence is MKRVLQQALLRAVLLLLGSSACATMDRGGGDARLAEAQQAYEQGLRQKEAGHYAEAAPLLERALELREAALGDRHPEVARCLNLLGAIQLFQGSYARAELLLQRALALREAAFGGHHTEVAESLHTLATLFLKQGQRERAEQLYMRALAIREEVLGKDHPDVAATLNNLGNLYLQQGQVARAASLHERALAVREKVLPGNHPDIAFSFNNLASVYMKQGQYARAEPLYERAIALKEATHGKDHPDVARSLNNLANAYVHQGRYPRAESLYQRAIAIWTAALGDKHPEVADALYNLASLAMYQGHYARAEPLYQRVLGIQEDALGKNHAELVDVLNGLSELYHRQGQYERGVGFSLRAIEICQTTLGESHPLLAFSLVGLANLYSAQGSYAQAEPLYARSVAVREQAVGPDHPDVAEALHKLANVYVSQGDFARAEPLHLRGLAIRERALGGNHPTVAISLHHLAGLYFNQGQYSRAEPLHERALEIREAVLGGAHPDVAASLHDLALLRLAQRRLAEALPLLERALAVSEADLRQEIFGFSERGLESFLRLLRKSEEQLYALVRAHPDDARVRHLALTAALLRKGRSVEEVAGTSQIVSRSLGPEDHEAFELLRALRTRIAEESLAGPGSRPPTEYQQHLKELAAQSDRLEADLTRRSAPLRAHVTRPPPAELVARVAAALPQDGVLVEFVAYDDGPLVPSPAAPALPGSSGPRYLALLLFGDGHTQAVDLGPAETVDRAVMRLHRVLARHVSDYQSAARELYRLAFRPLVPRLGKARRLFLSTDGQLSLVPLGVLHDGRHLLEEGFELAYLTSGRDLLPRLEDVVPESSVVVVADPDFDAPLAGRPGLVEPRPGERSGAIEHFFSAMRTAGVDQPFPPLPGARKEAEAIQRLFPQAQLLLGRAATKEALLKLRTPGLLHVATHGFFREDAPTGVGTRAVVACCALSEADKSLRLPDPLLRSYLVLAGARAESARPGGARREDSLVTALELAGLDLWGTQLVVLSACDTGLGDIKRGQGVYGLRRAFVMAGAEAVVASLWSVNDETTRELMEGYYRNLLAGQGRITALREAMRTQRRKHPHPYFWAPFIAIGQDTPLRGLTPHPEPRPAR, encoded by the coding sequence ATGAAGAGGGTCCTTCAGCAAGCCCTGTTGAGGGCGGTGTTGCTGCTCCTGGGCAGCTCGGCGTGCGCCACGATGGACAGGGGAGGGGGAGACGCACGCCTGGCAGAGGCGCAACAGGCCTATGAGCAGGGGCTGCGGCAGAAGGAGGCGGGCCACTACGCGGAGGCGGCGCCGTTGCTCGAACGCGCGCTGGAACTGCGAGAGGCCGCGCTCGGTGACAGGCACCCCGAGGTCGCCCGGTGCCTCAATCTGCTCGGTGCCATTCAGTTGTTTCAGGGAAGCTATGCTCGAGCCGAGCTCCTGCTTCAGCGCGCACTCGCGCTTCGTGAAGCAGCCTTCGGTGGGCACCACACTGAAGTCGCTGAATCGCTCCACACGCTCGCGACCCTCTTCCTGAAGCAGGGGCAGCGTGAGCGGGCCGAGCAGCTGTACATGCGGGCGCTGGCGATTCGGGAGGAAGTGCTCGGCAAGGACCATCCCGATGTCGCCGCCACGCTGAACAATCTGGGCAACCTCTACCTGCAGCAGGGCCAGGTTGCGCGGGCCGCATCGCTCCATGAGCGAGCGCTCGCGGTGCGGGAGAAGGTCCTCCCCGGAAATCATCCGGATATCGCCTTCTCATTCAACAACCTCGCCAGCGTCTACATGAAGCAGGGGCAGTACGCGCGGGCCGAGCCGTTGTATGAGCGCGCGATCGCGCTCAAGGAAGCAACCCATGGCAAGGACCATCCCGACGTCGCCAGGTCGCTCAACAACCTCGCCAATGCCTATGTGCATCAGGGAAGGTACCCCCGGGCCGAGTCGTTGTATCAGCGCGCCATTGCCATCTGGACAGCGGCGCTCGGTGACAAGCATCCCGAGGTCGCCGACGCGCTCTACAACCTCGCCAGCCTCGCCATGTATCAAGGGCACTACGCACGGGCGGAGCCATTGTATCAACGCGTGCTCGGGATTCAGGAAGATGCCCTTGGCAAAAACCACGCCGAGCTGGTCGATGTGCTCAACGGGCTCTCCGAGCTGTACCACCGCCAGGGGCAATACGAGCGGGGAGTGGGGTTCTCACTGCGCGCCATCGAGATCTGCCAGACGACGCTCGGAGAGAGTCATCCCCTCCTCGCCTTCTCGCTGGTCGGCCTTGCCAACCTCTACTCCGCGCAGGGCAGCTACGCGCAGGCCGAGCCTCTCTATGCGCGGTCCGTAGCGGTCCGGGAACAGGCGGTCGGTCCAGATCATCCGGACGTCGCCGAGGCACTCCACAAGCTCGCGAACGTCTACGTGAGCCAGGGAGACTTCGCGCGAGCGGAGCCCCTGCACCTGCGGGGCCTGGCCATCCGCGAACGGGCGCTTGGTGGGAATCACCCCACGGTGGCCATCTCGCTCCACCATCTCGCGGGGCTCTATTTCAACCAGGGGCAGTACTCGCGGGCCGAGCCGCTGCACGAACGGGCGTTGGAGATCCGGGAGGCGGTGCTGGGAGGCGCGCACCCGGACGTCGCCGCATCGCTCCACGACCTGGCCCTCCTCCGCCTCGCGCAGCGGCGCCTTGCCGAGGCTCTGCCGCTCCTCGAGAGAGCATTGGCTGTCTCCGAGGCGGATCTGCGCCAGGAGATTTTCGGCTTCTCCGAACGAGGCTTGGAGAGCTTCTTGCGTCTGCTCCGCAAGAGCGAGGAGCAGCTCTATGCGCTCGTTCGTGCTCACCCGGACGATGCACGTGTCCGGCATCTCGCGCTGACCGCCGCCCTCCTTCGCAAGGGACGCTCCGTCGAGGAGGTCGCCGGCACCTCCCAGATCGTCTCTCGGAGCCTGGGGCCGGAGGACCACGAGGCCTTCGAACTCTTGCGCGCCTTGCGGACCCGCATCGCGGAGGAGTCGCTCGCGGGGCCTGGCTCGCGTCCGCCCACTGAGTATCAGCAGCACCTCAAGGAGCTCGCTGCCCAGAGCGACAGACTGGAGGCCGACCTCACCCGGCGCTCGGCACCGCTGCGGGCGCATGTCACGCGGCCACCTCCCGCCGAGCTCGTTGCCCGCGTCGCGGCAGCGCTTCCCCAGGACGGTGTGCTCGTCGAGTTCGTGGCCTACGATGACGGCCCGCTCGTCCCCAGTCCCGCGGCTCCGGCCTTGCCGGGCTCGAGCGGGCCGCGCTACCTCGCGCTCCTGCTCTTCGGGGATGGCCACACGCAAGCCGTCGATCTGGGCCCGGCAGAGACGGTGGACCGCGCCGTCATGCGGCTGCATCGCGTGCTGGCGCGCCACGTGAGCGACTACCAGTCCGCTGCCAGGGAGCTCTACAGGCTGGCCTTTCGTCCCCTGGTGCCGCGGCTCGGCAAGGCGAGGAGATTGTTTCTCTCGACGGATGGACAGCTCTCCCTCGTGCCCCTCGGGGTGCTGCACGATGGCCGCCACCTCCTCGAGGAGGGCTTCGAGCTTGCCTACCTCACCTCGGGAAGGGACTTGCTGCCTCGCCTCGAGGACGTTGTCCCCGAGAGCTCGGTCGTCGTCGTGGCGGACCCCGACTTCGACGCTCCACTCGCTGGGCGCCCGGGGCTGGTGGAGCCCCGCCCTGGCGAGCGCTCGGGTGCCATCGAGCACTTCTTCTCCGCCATGCGCACGGCAGGGGTGGATCAGCCATTCCCGCCTCTGCCCGGGGCTCGCAAGGAGGCGGAGGCCATCCAGCGCCTGTTCCCGCAGGCGCAACTGCTGTTGGGCCGCGCGGCGACCAAGGAGGCGCTGCTGAAGCTGCGCACGCCGGGGCTCCTCCATGTCGCGACCCACGGCTTCTTCCGAGAGGATGCCCCCACCGGGGTGGGCACGCGCGCCGTGGTGGCATGCTGCGCGCTCAGCGAGGCGGACAAATCGCTGCGTCTTCCGGATCCCTTGCTTCGCTCGTATCTGGTGCTGGCGGGAGCACGGGCGGAGTCCGCGCGGCCCGGCGGAGCTCGCCGGGAGGATTCCCTGGTGACGGCCCTGGAGCTGGCTGGGCTCGATCTGTGGGGCACCCAGCTGGTGGTGTTGTCGGCCTGCGACACGGGCCTGGGCGACATCAAGCGGGGCCAGGGTGTCTACGGTCTGCGCCGGGCGTTCGTGATGGCGGGGGCGGAGGCGGTGGTGGCGAGCCTGTGGAGCGTCAATGACGAGACGACGCGGGAGCTCATGGAGGGCTACTACCGCAACCTGCTGGCGGGGCAGGGGCGCATCACGGCCCTGCGCGAGGCGATGAGGACGCAGCGCCGGAAGCATCCGCACCCCTATTTCTGGGCGCCCTTCATCGCCATCGGCCAGGACACACCGCTGCGCGGGTTGACGCCGCACCCCGAGCCGCGGCCGGCCCGCTGA